A part of Limihaloglobus sulfuriphilus genomic DNA contains:
- a CDS encoding FmdB family zinc ribbon protein gives MPIFEYKCKKCGAKSEFLEKSGSSKKHKCEKCGSDEMQKVVSTFSAGSSSKSTQSGSCPTGTCPLS, from the coding sequence ATGCCGATATTTGAATACAAATGTAAAAAATGCGGTGCAAAAAGTGAATTTCTGGAAAAATCCGGCAGTTCAAAAAAACATAAGTGTGAAAAATGCGGCAGTGACGAGATGCAGAAAGTGGTTTCAACATTTTCTGCAGGCAGCAGCTCAAAATCTACGCAAAGCGGCAGTTGCCCAACCGGAACATGCCCATTAAGTTAG
- a CDS encoding NifB/NifX family molybdenum-iron cluster-binding protein, translating into MKIAVTSAGPGLDDQVETRFGRCLYFLIIDTNTMQLEAIENPNTVLGGGAGIQSAQLMSEKGVTTVLTGNCGPNAFSVFGQAGIQVIVGVSGMVRTAVEEFKSGSLSSASGPNVASHYGINAPPQTPAANELSATDTGSQGFAGAAFGMGGGRGMGRGMGRGMGMGRGMGMAAPMDMPRGGYETDVTEDTETQTPEQELAALKQQARMLEQQKQQLDQKINQLGGGHKAIAVVQKDKCNACGICADVCPNNAITIQKYAVVNPEVCTGCALCVSGCPSGAIIIARQNIES; encoded by the coding sequence ATGAAAATTGCAGTAACCTCAGCAGGGCCCGGGCTCGACGACCAGGTGGAGACTCGATTTGGTCGCTGCTTATATTTCTTGATCATTGACACCAATACGATGCAGTTGGAAGCTATTGAAAACCCAAATACAGTATTGGGCGGCGGCGCGGGCATTCAGTCTGCTCAGCTAATGTCGGAAAAAGGTGTAACCACTGTGTTGACCGGCAATTGCGGCCCCAATGCCTTTAGTGTTTTCGGCCAGGCGGGGATACAGGTTATAGTCGGTGTAAGTGGAATGGTCCGCACTGCCGTTGAAGAATTCAAAAGCGGCAGCTTATCCTCTGCATCCGGGCCAAATGTGGCCAGTCATTATGGTATAAACGCCCCACCTCAAACTCCCGCAGCAAATGAACTCTCGGCAACTGACACAGGAAGTCAAGGTTTTGCAGGTGCAGCTTTTGGAATGGGCGGCGGCCGCGGCATGGGCAGAGGAATGGGCCGCGGCATGGGTATGGGGCGTGGTATGGGCATGGCAGCTCCGATGGATATGCCTCGGGGCGGATATGAAACAGATGTCACGGAGGATACCGAAACGCAAACCCCGGAGCAGGAATTAGCCGCACTAAAACAGCAGGCCCGGATGTTAGAGCAGCAAAAACAACAGCTGGACCAAAAAATAAATCAGCTTGGCGGCGGGCACAAAGCAATTGCCGTGGTTCAGAAGGATAAATGTAATGCTTGTGGGATTTGTGCCGATGTCTGCCCAAACAACGCCATTACTATACAAAAATATGCTGTTGTCAACCCTGAAGTTTGTACCGGATGTGCTTTGTGTGTATCCGGGTGCCCCAGTGGTGCAATTATAATTGCCCGGCAGAATATCGAGAGCTAA
- a CDS encoding ATP-binding protein, which produces MKIAIASGKGGTGKTTIATNLAYSISHNGYKTQYLDCDAEEPNGHIFLKPHIDVSEDVTIGVPEVDHTKCTGCGKCGNLCQYSAIVCIKGKVLVFEQLCHSCGGCMAICPENAISEKQRKIGIAESGKSNEIFFTHGKLEIGTIQTTVLIKYVKNKASGNRVSIIDAPPGTSCPVIEAIKGCDFVLLVTEPTPFGLNDLELAVGMVRELKLPFAVAVNRSDIGDDSVVNYCQREDIEIMIKIPNDRKVAESYSRGILMVEAIPDYKQKFLKLYENVKRTVDNPKTAGNLYANET; this is translated from the coding sequence ATGAAGATAGCAATTGCAAGCGGTAAAGGCGGAACTGGCAAAACCACCATTGCCACCAACTTGGCATATTCTATTTCTCATAATGGGTACAAAACCCAATATCTGGATTGCGATGCAGAGGAACCCAACGGCCATATATTCCTAAAGCCGCATATTGATGTCAGTGAAGATGTTACAATTGGTGTACCTGAAGTTGACCATACGAAATGTACAGGCTGCGGGAAATGCGGTAATCTTTGTCAATACAGTGCAATCGTATGTATAAAGGGTAAGGTCTTGGTCTTTGAGCAGCTTTGCCATTCGTGCGGCGGATGCATGGCAATTTGCCCGGAAAATGCCATAAGTGAAAAACAACGCAAAATAGGTATTGCCGAATCAGGAAAATCGAATGAGATATTCTTCACCCACGGTAAGTTAGAGATTGGAACTATTCAGACAACTGTATTGATCAAATATGTAAAGAATAAAGCGAGCGGAAATCGTGTCTCTATCATAGATGCCCCGCCGGGAACATCATGTCCCGTGATTGAAGCGATAAAGGGGTGCGATTTTGTATTGCTCGTCACTGAACCGACTCCTTTCGGGCTTAACGATCTTGAATTGGCGGTGGGTATGGTAAGAGAGCTGAAACTGCCGTTTGCCGTCGCAGTAAACAGAAGCGATATTGGTGATGATTCGGTTGTAAATTACTGTCAGAGAGAAGACATAGAAATTATGATCAAAATCCCCAATGACCGTAAAGTTGCTGAAAGCTATTCACGGGGTATTTTGATGGTAGAGGCAATACCGGACTATAAGCAAAAGTTTTTGAAGTTATATGAAAATGTAAAAAGAACGGTAGATAATCCAAAAACTGCCGGGAATTTATATGCAAACGAAACCTAA
- a CDS encoding DUF362 domain-containing protein, translating to MPWVNQDLCVGCSICVDECPVDAITEQENRKAVINDDLCIRCGKCHDLCPQDAVRHDSERIPQEIEANLTKTKDLLRYFETPQEQDQFCERMIRYFNKEKKVAEMTIDKIKDIKNVISK from the coding sequence ATGCCATGGGTAAATCAGGATTTATGTGTAGGCTGCAGCATTTGTGTAGATGAATGCCCGGTAGATGCTATAACAGAGCAAGAAAACCGTAAAGCTGTTATTAATGACGATCTGTGTATAAGATGCGGCAAATGCCATGATTTATGTCCGCAGGACGCGGTAAGACATGACAGCGAAAGGATTCCGCAGGAGATTGAAGCAAATCTGACAAAGACAAAAGATCTTTTAAGGTATTTTGAGACGCCGCAGGAACAGGACCAGTTTTGTGAACGGATGATTCGCTATTTTAATAAGGAAAAAAAGGTCGCTGAGATGACAATAGACAAAATAAAAGACATAAAAAATGTCATCAGTAAATAA
- a CDS encoding ATP-binding protein — MKELVVISGKGGTGKTSITAAFASLAQDFVLADCDVDAADLHLVMNPKINNKQDFSGGRQAVIKAGECIGCGVCFDMCRFGAISLNGPANETINKTYTVDPVSCEGCNVCVEFCPVGAIEFKDAINGQWFISETRFGPMVHAKLGIAQENSGKLVTLIRKEAKRIAEEQIKNLLIVDGSPGIGCPVIASIAGADLVLVVTEPTLSGIHDLDRVMQLTSNFGIKTLVCINKADINLEMTERIEEESQAKGTKVIGKIPYDESFTKAQIMRATLIEYTGGEIAEKVKSMYREIIYALG; from the coding sequence ATGAAGGAATTAGTAGTAATAAGCGGTAAAGGCGGAACAGGCAAGACAAGCATAACAGCGGCCTTTGCCTCTCTGGCACAGGACTTTGTTTTAGCAGACTGTGATGTGGATGCAGCGGATTTACATTTAGTTATGAATCCTAAGATAAATAATAAACAGGATTTCTCCGGCGGCAGACAAGCCGTCATTAAAGCCGGAGAGTGCATCGGATGCGGCGTGTGTTTTGACATGTGCCGGTTTGGGGCTATCAGCCTCAATGGACCTGCTAATGAGACAATAAATAAAACATATACTGTTGACCCTGTATCATGTGAAGGCTGCAATGTCTGTGTTGAATTTTGTCCGGTTGGGGCTATTGAATTCAAAGACGCGATTAACGGTCAGTGGTTTATATCAGAGACCAGATTTGGCCCAATGGTACACGCAAAACTTGGCATTGCTCAAGAGAACAGCGGCAAATTAGTGACATTAATTCGCAAAGAGGCTAAAAGAATAGCAGAAGAACAGATTAAAAATTTATTGATTGTTGATGGCTCTCCAGGTATTGGCTGTCCTGTGATTGCCTCAATAGCCGGTGCAGATCTGGTTCTTGTGGTTACAGAACCCACGCTTTCAGGGATTCATGATCTTGACAGAGTCATGCAGCTTACATCAAATTTTGGTATTAAAACTCTGGTTTGCATAAATAAAGCAGATATAAATCTTGAGATGACAGAACGGATAGAGGAAGAATCCCAGGCAAAAGGCACAAAGGTTATCGGAAAAATACCTTATGACGAATCCTTCACAAAGGCACAGATAATGAGAGCAACTCTGATTGAATACACCGGCGGTGAAATTGCTGAGAAAGTTAAATCAATGTATCGGGAAATCATATATGCCCTGGGGTGA
- a CDS encoding Mrp/NBP35 family ATP-binding protein, giving the protein MATQASQTQQEDIKKQMKLEQEQIRVRMNMIKNKILVLSGKGGVGKSTVSVNLAISLALQVRRSGCSILIFTVHMIKQFLKDVQWGQLDYLIVDSPPGTGDEPLSIVQLLESCTGAVIVTTPQELALSDVRKGITFCRNLNVNVLGVIKNMSGFICPKCGNKTDIFKSGGGEKMAEEMGVPFLGRIPIDPAIVDACDSGKPYIQQYKDSQTALAFKQSIVNFI; this is encoded by the coding sequence ATGGCTACGCAGGCTTCACAAACACAGCAAGAAGATATAAAAAAACAGATGAAACTTGAACAAGAGCAAATCCGTGTTCGGATGAACATGATAAAAAATAAAATTCTTGTCCTTTCCGGCAAAGGGGGTGTCGGAAAAAGCACGGTGTCGGTGAATCTGGCGATTTCACTGGCACTTCAGGTAAGAAGGTCGGGTTGCTCGATATTGATATTCACGGTCCACATGATTAAACAGTTTTTAAAAGATGTTCAGTGGGGACAACTGGATTATCTCATTGTTGATTCACCTCCGGGAACCGGTGACGAACCCCTCTCAATAGTACAGCTTCTTGAAAGTTGTACCGGAGCCGTAATTGTTACCACGCCGCAGGAACTGGCGTTATCGGACGTGCGGAAAGGTATTACCTTCTGCAGAAATCTCAATGTAAACGTTCTGGGAGTAATAAAAAATATGAGCGGGTTTATCTGCCCCAAATGCGGCAATAAGACTGATATATTCAAGTCAGGCGGAGGTGAAAAAATGGCAGAAGAAATGGGGGTTCCTTTTCTGGGCAGAATACCTATAGACCCTGCAATCGTTGATGCCTGTGATTCCGGAAAGCCCTATATTCAGCAATACAAAGACAGCCAGACAGCTTTGGCTTTTAAGCAGAGTATTGTGAACTTTATTTGA
- a CDS encoding radical SAM protein, whose translation MENDTNNKKRNYIFGPVPSRRLGRSLGVDLVPFKTCSYDCVYCQLGRTTNKTTQRKEWVPLTDVIDQLKDHLYLKPDYITLSGSGEPTLFSKLEELILKIKEISDTPVAVLTNGSLLWLPEVRYALNNADMVIPSLDAGSNRVFQYVNRPHPDITFSKMLQGLVDFRSFFRGQYWLEVFLLAGVTTPQAEIVKLKSCIDLIQPDLVQINTVTRPPAEDYAEQVPKNQLEEIAIQLFERAEIIADYRNVHKEEDFTARREDILILLQRRPCSIEDIAAGLGLHRNEVVKYIEELSAEGRIETKRQNQMLYYKALT comes from the coding sequence ATGGAAAATGATACGAACAATAAAAAGCGCAATTACATTTTCGGCCCGGTTCCTTCCCGAAGACTGGGAAGGTCACTTGGAGTTGATCTTGTGCCTTTTAAAACCTGCAGTTATGACTGCGTATATTGTCAGCTGGGCAGAACCACAAACAAAACCACCCAGAGAAAAGAATGGGTTCCTTTGACGGATGTTATAGATCAGCTCAAAGACCATCTATATTTGAAGCCTGATTATATAACACTTTCCGGTTCCGGTGAGCCAACCTTATTTTCCAAGCTTGAAGAGCTGATTCTTAAAATTAAAGAAATCTCTGATACTCCCGTGGCGGTACTAACCAACGGCTCATTGCTGTGGCTGCCGGAAGTAAGATATGCCTTGAATAATGCTGATATGGTTATTCCTTCACTTGACGCTGGAAGCAACCGTGTTTTTCAGTATGTCAACAGACCCCATCCGGATATTACGTTCAGTAAAATGCTTCAGGGGCTTGTGGATTTCCGCAGCTTTTTTAGAGGGCAATACTGGTTAGAGGTATTCCTGTTGGCCGGAGTGACAACGCCGCAGGCTGAAATCGTCAAATTAAAAAGCTGTATAGATTTAATACAGCCGGACTTAGTCCAGATAAACACAGTTACCCGCCCCCCGGCCGAAGATTATGCCGAACAAGTGCCAAAAAACCAATTAGAGGAGATCGCCATTCAATTATTTGAGAGAGCGGAGATTATTGCCGATTACAGAAACGTTCACAAAGAAGAGGACTTCACTGCCAGACGTGAGGACATACTAATACTGCTGCAGCGCCGGCCGTGTTCCATTGAGGATATTGCAGCGGGGCTGGGCCTTCATCGAAACGAAGTTGTTAAGTACATAGAAGAGTTATCTGCTGAGGGCAGGATTGAAACAAAGCGGCAAAACCAGATGCTTTATTACAAGGCTTTAACATAG
- the rpiB gene encoding ribose 5-phosphate isomerase B, with product MKIGFGNDHRGFETRKSIIGFIKQLGHQCIDFGSDSRNPVDYTDIAYAVSTSVAKKEIDMAVLVCSTGMGMCIAANKVKGIRATFCMDQMSAEISRHHNHSNVLCLSADLEDENLMHKIIETWLKTKTGGGRHKRRVDKIREIEECHDPRELK from the coding sequence ATGAAGATTGGATTTGGCAATGATCACCGGGGATTTGAAACCAGAAAATCAATAATAGGTTTTATCAAACAACTGGGTCATCAATGCATTGATTTTGGATCCGACAGCAGGAATCCTGTGGACTACACGGATATAGCGTACGCAGTGTCAACATCTGTAGCAAAAAAAGAGATTGACATGGCTGTATTGGTCTGCTCCACCGGGATGGGTATGTGTATAGCCGCCAATAAAGTAAAAGGAATAAGAGCAACTTTTTGTATGGACCAGATGAGTGCCGAGATCTCAAGACATCACAACCATTCAAATGTCTTATGTCTTTCAGCGGATTTAGAGGATGAGAATCTTATGCACAAAATAATAGAAACCTGGCTGAAGACCAAAACAGGCGGCGGCAGGCATAAAAGGAGAGTGGACAAAATAAGAGAAATTGAAGAATGTCACGATCCTCGAGAGTTAAAATGA
- a CDS encoding ZIP family metal transporter: MLTYLQQFNPVFQALVGGCFTWGVTALGAAAVFCTLKVNKKLMDFMLGFAAGVMIAASFWSLLAPAIEMSKELPIPSWVPAAVGFFLGGLVLRLIDMVLPHLHGGLSAGQAEGIKTSWQRTTLLVLAITLHNIPEGLAVGVAFGAASAGLPSATLIAAVALTIGIGLQNFPEGLAVSMALRREGISRFRAFWYGQLSGLVEPIAAVAGVLAVVTIKSILPYSLAFAAGAMIFVVIEDVVPESQRHGNIDLATGGAMIGFIVMMILDVALG, translated from the coding sequence ATGTTAACTTATTTACAACAATTTAATCCTGTCTTTCAAGCTCTTGTTGGCGGTTGTTTTACCTGGGGTGTGACCGCCCTTGGCGCAGCGGCGGTCTTTTGCACATTAAAAGTTAATAAAAAACTTATGGATTTTATGCTTGGTTTCGCAGCTGGTGTTATGATCGCGGCCAGTTTCTGGTCACTGCTTGCACCTGCCATCGAAATGTCTAAAGAACTGCCAATTCCATCGTGGGTACCTGCTGCTGTGGGATTTTTCCTTGGCGGACTGGTGCTTAGGTTAATAGATATGGTACTGCCTCATCTGCATGGAGGTCTTTCTGCAGGGCAAGCGGAGGGAATTAAAACTTCCTGGCAGCGTACTACGCTCTTAGTTCTTGCTATTACTTTACATAACATACCAGAAGGATTAGCTGTAGGAGTGGCGTTTGGAGCAGCATCTGCAGGATTGCCGTCGGCAACTCTGATCGCGGCTGTTGCACTTACCATTGGTATCGGCCTTCAAAATTTTCCTGAAGGATTGGCAGTTTCTATGGCACTTAGACGCGAAGGGATATCTCGATTCAGGGCTTTTTGGTATGGGCAGTTGTCCGGACTGGTGGAACCAATTGCGGCAGTTGCCGGGGTTTTAGCTGTTGTAACCATAAAATCGATTCTTCCGTATTCCCTTGCTTTTGCCGCGGGCGCGATGATATTTGTTGTTATAGAAGATGTTGTCCCTGAATCGCAAAGGCATGGAAATATCGATCTGGCCACCGGTGGTGCTATGATAGGATTTATTGTTATGATGATACTCGATGTGGCCTTGGGTTAA
- a CDS encoding ASKHA domain-containing protein, producing the protein MSEQQLRVIFQPSGRNVFVLPGTKIVEAAGRAGININMPCGGQGTCGKCRIQITSEEKTIPCQIEEDIFSREELKMGWRLACQTSVQNNMTVYIPDESLIIASQKILTKGRGIEKIQTRPAISKKYVELTEPTREDNKPDVERLSRQIGEHKLGLEQLRKLPKFLRENEFKATAVLADHMLIGLEQGNTANQCYGAAFDIGTSTIVGSLMDLCNGSEIAVTSGINPQVSYGDDILSRIEHASSCDDCLDQLRIQVITTINKMIESMCQGKSIHREQVYELVIAGNTTMEHLLCGIDPSSLGKVPFVPVHSKGMMFSASELGISINHRGLAYLFPIIGGFVGGDITAGILVTELACEKPPYLLVDVGTNGEIAIVKDEKIWAASTAAGPAFEGARISCGMRATHGAIEKVIFGDDLHCSTIGNATPVGICGSGLIDLAAELLKNGLLSTHGQLLPEDQVPARLSDAIKRRIRKSENGQISFLVYEQNNGRKDLKVVLSQKDIRELQLAVGAIRAGIEIMLRKTDTKVEDLENIFIAGGFGSFIRRANAQRIGLIPRDVSHNKISFIGNSSLEGAQLALLSTNARHRAEEIAKAVNHIQLSLDMDFQAEFANAMIFPEYQNN; encoded by the coding sequence ATGTCAGAACAACAACTTCGTGTTATATTTCAACCTTCCGGACGAAATGTTTTTGTATTGCCTGGAACCAAGATAGTAGAGGCCGCGGGCCGGGCAGGTATAAACATAAATATGCCTTGCGGCGGCCAGGGAACCTGCGGAAAATGCCGAATTCAAATCACATCAGAGGAGAAAACAATCCCTTGTCAAATTGAAGAAGATATATTCAGCCGGGAAGAATTGAAGATGGGCTGGAGACTGGCCTGCCAGACATCCGTCCAGAATAATATGACGGTATATATACCTGATGAATCGCTGATTATTGCAAGCCAGAAGATTCTTACAAAGGGACGCGGGATAGAGAAAATTCAAACCAGACCGGCGATAAGCAAGAAATATGTCGAGCTTACTGAACCAACAAGAGAAGATAATAAACCAGACGTTGAGCGGCTAAGCAGGCAAATAGGCGAACATAAACTGGGATTGGAACAATTAAGAAAACTGCCAAAGTTTCTGCGTGAAAATGAATTCAAAGCTACAGCAGTTTTAGCTGACCATATGCTTATTGGTCTGGAACAGGGCAATACCGCAAATCAATGCTACGGTGCCGCATTCGATATTGGCACCAGCACAATTGTAGGTTCTTTGATGGATCTCTGCAATGGTTCAGAAATAGCTGTTACTTCCGGAATTAACCCTCAGGTATCGTATGGTGATGATATCTTATCAAGAATCGAACATGCCTCTTCCTGCGATGACTGCCTTGATCAGTTACGCATACAGGTTATTACCACCATCAATAAAATGATTGAGAGTATGTGCCAGGGAAAAAGTATTCACCGGGAACAGGTATATGAACTGGTTATCGCCGGCAATACTACAATGGAACATCTGCTTTGCGGCATTGACCCTTCAAGCCTTGGAAAAGTGCCTTTTGTCCCGGTACATTCAAAGGGCATGATGTTTTCTGCCAGTGAGCTTGGCATATCAATTAACCACCGGGGATTGGCTTATCTTTTCCCTATAATCGGTGGTTTTGTTGGAGGCGATATCACGGCAGGAATTCTTGTAACAGAGCTGGCTTGTGAAAAACCCCCTTATTTACTGGTTGATGTTGGCACTAACGGCGAAATAGCAATCGTTAAAGATGAAAAAATCTGGGCTGCATCCACTGCGGCTGGACCTGCCTTCGAAGGTGCCAGAATAAGCTGCGGTATGAGAGCTACCCATGGAGCAATAGAGAAAGTCATTTTTGGCGATGACCTCCACTGCAGCACCATCGGCAATGCAACTCCGGTAGGTATTTGCGGCAGTGGTTTGATTGATTTAGCAGCCGAACTGTTGAAAAACGGCCTTCTTTCTACGCACGGGCAATTATTGCCTGAGGATCAAGTCCCTGCTCGACTCTCCGATGCTATTAAGAGAAGAATTAGAAAGAGCGAAAACGGCCAGATTTCATTTCTTGTTTATGAGCAAAACAATGGCCGCAAAGATCTCAAAGTTGTTCTCAGCCAGAAGGATATCAGAGAGCTTCAGCTCGCTGTCGGAGCCATCCGGGCAGGTATAGAGATAATGCTGCGAAAGACTGATACTAAAGTAGAAGACTTGGAAAACATATTTATTGCCGGCGGTTTTGGCTCATTTATAAGAAGAGCCAACGCCCAAAGAATCGGTCTTATACCAAGAGATGTATCACATAATAAAATCAGCTTTATCGGCAACAGCTCTCTGGAAGGCGCTCAGTTAGCTCTATTATCCACCAATGCCCGTCACAGAGCAGAGGAAATAGCAAAAGCGGTAAATCATATTCAACTTTCGCTCGACATGGACTTTCAGGCTGAATTTGCAAACGCTATGATTTTCCCTGAATATCAAAATAATTAA
- a CDS encoding MFS transporter, producing MSMVSTQGITESKAHEHQQRNMLAGIIHGTFFNMAQAFAEPFALLPIFLSGFTSSKLAIGLIVGVMQAAAVLPQLPISRFLRRRPHTAKPLMLIGIWTRCGVWGLLGFLAVTSSQKSVSLLWATIILISTYSFAGGIANLPFNRIISETIMPNKRSSFFGWRLFFGGFMAMAAGFVVKYVLGSNKMLWPKNFGVLFLLSFVTLIIAYTAMSLLRFPNEPAGESKIIGPSLWQECLHVFNIYPVMKKLVLIELLTYNMALVMPFLTLFATQDRNIPLKYVGIFIICIKLGAMLSNLLWMPIGNKVGTRILIHIGISMAIVSLLLMIFANSVFMFSLAFVITGLASSALMVGYNGYILEIGPEETRVLLVAIKSTMLLPLYFMPMLGGFIADKLGYQCLLLLGLLIFSMALFLALNLCEPRKGDKACGPCLGNELT from the coding sequence ATGAGCATGGTTTCAACACAGGGTATTACAGAATCAAAAGCCCATGAGCATCAGCAAAGAAATATGCTGGCTGGTATCATTCATGGAACGTTTTTCAATATGGCGCAGGCTTTTGCAGAACCTTTTGCTTTACTGCCGATTTTTCTCTCTGGTTTTACATCATCAAAGCTGGCTATTGGTTTGATAGTTGGAGTGATGCAGGCAGCTGCTGTACTGCCGCAACTGCCTATTTCCCGCTTTTTGCGACGTCGGCCGCATACTGCAAAACCGCTAATGCTTATTGGTATTTGGACACGATGCGGCGTATGGGGACTATTAGGTTTTTTAGCTGTTACAAGTTCACAAAAAAGTGTTTCTCTTCTTTGGGCGACCATAATTCTTATAAGCACATACTCTTTTGCCGGTGGAATTGCAAATCTTCCTTTCAACAGAATAATCAGTGAAACGATAATGCCAAATAAAAGGAGCAGCTTTTTTGGATGGAGGCTGTTTTTCGGCGGCTTTATGGCAATGGCAGCCGGTTTTGTGGTAAAATACGTGCTTGGCAGTAACAAGATGCTTTGGCCTAAAAATTTTGGCGTTCTGTTTCTGCTTTCCTTTGTAACGTTGATTATTGCTTATACTGCCATGTCCCTGCTGAGGTTTCCAAATGAGCCGGCTGGTGAATCTAAAATCATAGGCCCCTCGCTCTGGCAGGAATGCTTGCACGTTTTCAATATTTATCCTGTGATGAAAAAACTGGTGTTAATCGAGCTTTTGACTTACAACATGGCTCTTGTTATGCCTTTTTTGACACTTTTCGCGACTCAAGATCGAAATATTCCGTTGAAATACGTAGGAATTTTCATAATCTGTATAAAACTTGGTGCGATGCTCAGTAACCTTTTATGGATGCCTATTGGAAATAAAGTTGGTACAAGAATACTTATACACATCGGTATATCAATGGCTATCGTTTCTCTGCTGCTGATGATATTCGCAAATAGTGTCTTTATGTTTTCACTGGCCTTTGTCATTACAGGTCTGGCCTCAAGCGCACTTATGGTCGGCTACAATGGCTACATATTGGAAATAGGACCAGAAGAAACCAGAGTTTTGCTGGTGGCAATTAAGAGTACTATGCTTCTGCCGCTTTACTTTATGCCTATGCTCGGCGGATTTATTGCCGACAAATTGGGGTATCAATGCTTGTTATTATTGGGATTGCTAATCTTTTCTATGGCTTTATTTCTGGCACTAAACCTGTGTGAACCCCGCAAAGGCGACAAAGCATGTGGCCCCTGCCTGGGAAATGAATTAACCTGA
- the fabF gene encoding beta-ketoacyl-ACP synthase II: MNKRRVVITGMGCVTALGETADTLYENVCSGKSGVSPIERFDTTDYPVRFGGEVKTFNPDDYINHREAKRLDPFSQYAVASAITAAKDSGIEFDEELALRSGVIIGTGIGGIIEIEAQHIRLLEKGPGKVSPFCVPKLMGNAASGNVSIQLGIKGPNMCVISACASAAHAMGESYNQIAFGRADVVVTGGSEAAVSPVGLASFCALRSLSTRNDDPEKASRPFDVERDGFVLSEGAGVLIFEEYEHAVKRGAKIYAEVLGYAATGDAHHITAPLPDGSGAARGMKLAMQDAQVNPDEIDYINAHGTSTELNDIAETMAIQSVFGDHAKKVALSSTKSCTGHLLGASAAVEMIITAKTIEKGIIPLTANTTEVDEKCGPDMNHVIGESRQQHINIAASNSLGFGGHNATLIIGRV, from the coding sequence ATGAATAAACGTCGAGTAGTAATAACCGGTATGGGCTGTGTAACAGCCCTTGGAGAAACAGCGGACACACTCTATGAAAATGTTTGCAGCGGCAAGAGTGGAGTCTCCCCAATCGAAAGATTTGATACGACCGACTATCCTGTCAGGTTTGGCGGCGAAGTCAAAACATTCAATCCGGATGATTACATAAACCACAGAGAGGCTAAGCGGCTTGACCCGTTCAGTCAATACGCGGTTGCCTCAGCGATTACCGCGGCAAAAGACAGCGGTATTGAATTTGACGAAGAGCTGGCTCTTCGCAGCGGGGTAATCATCGGTACCGGTATCGGCGGAATTATTGAGATAGAGGCTCAACATATAAGGCTGTTGGAAAAGGGCCCCGGAAAGGTTTCTCCTTTCTGCGTGCCTAAACTTATGGGCAACGCTGCAAGCGGCAACGTTTCCATACAGCTTGGAATTAAAGGGCCCAACATGTGCGTCATAAGCGCATGCGCCTCGGCGGCACACGCTATGGGCGAATCCTATAACCAGATAGCATTCGGCAGGGCGGATGTCGTTGTAACCGGCGGCTCCGAGGCGGCGGTCAGTCCGGTAGGGCTGGCCTCGTTCTGTGCCTTGCGGTCATTGAGCACCCGCAATGATGACCCGGAAAAGGCATCACGGCCGTTTGATGTTGAACGTGACGGATTTGTACTGAGCGAGGGCGCCGGGGTTCTGATTTTTGAAGAATATGAACACGCTGTAAAACGCGGCGCGAAAATATATGCCGAGGTTCTTGGATATGCCGCGACAGGCGACGCGCACCACATAACCGCGCCGCTGCCGGACGGTTCGGGTGCGGCACGCGGCATGAAACTGGCAATGCAGGATGCCCAAGTCAACCCTGACGAGATAGATTATATCAATGCCCACGGTACAAGCACTGAGCTCAACGACATTGCCGAGACGATGGCGATACAGAGTGTATTCGGCGATCATGCCAAAAAGGTCGCACTAAGCTCGACAAAAAGCTGTACAGGGCATCTTCTCGGGGCAAGTGCGGCGGTTGAGATGATCATAACCGCAAAGACTATCGAAAAGGGCATAATTCCTCTGACGGCTAATACCACAGAGGTTGACGAGAAATGCGGCCCCGATATGAACCATGTTATCGGCGAATCAAGACAGCAGCATATCAATATCGCCGCGAGCAACTCACTCGGTTTCGGCGGGCACAACGCAACCCTCATCATCGGCAGAGTATAA